In Catenulispora sp. MAP5-51, the sequence CCGCGACCCCGCCTCCGGCCAGACCGGCGTCTACGGCGACTACCTGCAGAACGCGCAGGGCGAGGACGTCGTGGCCGGCATCCGCAACACGGTGCCGCTGGACGAGCTGGAACGGATCGACGCCTCCTCCTACGCCGAGCTCACCGGCATCATGACCACGCTCGAACAGCACTACCGCGACCTGTGCGACATCGAGTTCACCATCGAGCGCGGCAAACTGTGGATGCTCCAGACCCGCGTCGGCAAGCGCACCGCCGCCGCCGCGTTCCGGATCGCCGTCCAGCTCGTCGACGAGGGCCTGATCAGCCAGGACGAGGCCGTGGACCGGGTCACCGGCGCGCAGCTGGCGCAGCTGATGTTCCCCCGCTTCGACGAGAACGCCAAGACCGAGGAGATCGCCCGGGGCATGAACGCCTCGCCCGGCGCCGCCTCCGGCAAGGCCGTGTTCGACTCCTACACCGCGGTGAAGTGGTCGCGCTCGGGGGAGAAGGTCATCCTGATCCGCCGCGAGACCAACCCCGACGACCTGAACGGCATGATCGCGGCACAGGGCATCCTCACCTCCCGCGGCGGCAAGACCTCCCACGCCGCCGTGGTCGCCCGCGGCATGGGCAAGACCTGCGTGTGCGGCGCGGAGTCGCTGGACGTGGACACCAAGCGCCGCCGGATGACCGCGCCGAACGGCGAGGTCGTGGAGGAGGGCGACGTCATCTCCGTCGACGGCACCTCCGGCCGGGTCTACCTCGGCGACGTCCCGGTCGTCGCCTCCCCGGTCGTGGAGTACTTCGAGGGCCGGCTCGGCGCCGACTCCCCGAAGGCCGACGACCTGGTCAAGGCCGTGCACCGGATCATGACCTGGTCCGACGAGCGCCGCCGGCTGTACGTCCGGGCCAACGCCGACACGCCCGAGGACGCCGCGCGCGCCCGGCGCTTCGGCGCGCAGGGCATCGGCCTGTGCCGCACCGAGCACATGTTCCTGGGCGAGCGGCGCGCGCTGATCGAGCGCCTGATCCTGGCCGAGGACGACGAGGAGCGCGAGGCCGCGCTGGCCGAGCTGCTGCCGATGCAGCGCGACGACTTCGTCGCCATCTTCACGGCCATGGGCGGCCTGCCGGTGACCGTGCGCCTGCTGGACCCGCCGCTGCACGAGTTCCTGCCGGACATCACCGAGCTGTCGGTGCGGGTGGCGGTGGCCGAGGCCAAGGGCGAGGAGAACGAGAACGACCTGCGCCTGCTGCAGGCCGTGCACAAGATGCACGAGGCCAACCCGATGCTGGGCCTGCGCGGCGTCCGCCTGGGCCTGGTCATCCCGGGCCTGTTCATGATGCAGGTGCGGGCCATCGCCGAGGCCGCGGCGCAGGTCGCCAAGGCCGGCGGCGTGGCCCGGGTGGAGATCATGGTCCCGCTGGTCGGCGCGGTCCAGGAGCTGGAGATCATCCGCGACGAGGCCCAGCAGGTCCTGGCCGAGGTCAAGGAGCGCACCGGCGCCGACGTCCGCAGCCTGATCGGCACCATGATCGAGCTGCCGCGCGCGGCCCTGACCGCGGGCCAGATCGCCGAGGCCGCGCAGTTCTTCTCCTTCGGCACCAACGACCTGACGCAGACCACGTGGGGCTTCTCCCGCGACGACGTCGAGGGCGCCTTCTTCTCGGCGTACCTGGACCGCGGCATCTTCGGCGTGTCGCCCTTCGAGACGCTGGACCGCGAGGGCGTCGGCAGCCTGGTCCGCATCGCGGCCGAGGAGGGCCGCAAGACCCGGCCGGACCTGAAGCTCGGCGTATGCGGCGAGCACGGCGGCGACCCGGACTCGGTGCACTTCTTCCACGAGGTGGGGCTGGACTACGTGTCCTGCTCCCCGTTCCGGGTGCCGGTGGCCCGGCTGGAGGCGGCTCGGGCGGCGATCGAGTCCGCGGGGAGCGACTCGCGCTGAGCGATTCGTGCTGAGCGGGTGAGTTCGAGCGCTGAGGGTTGAGCACTAAGAGTTGAGCGCTGAGGGTTGAGCACTGAGCTCCGACAGGCCGGGTGTCCGCGAGGGCGCCCGGCCTGTTCCGTTTGTCTACCGCTTCCGTTTATCTACCGCCCCACCGATCCGTCGATCATCTCCCGCATGATGTCCAGGTGCCCGGCATGCCGCGCCAGCTCCTCGACCGTGTGGACCAGAATCCATCGCAGGGTCCGGTCTTCGCGTGCTGATACCGCGTCGAGGTCGTCGAGCGTGGCCCAGATCGCGTCGGCCCGGGTCGCCGTCGCGCGGTAAGCCGCTACGCATCCTGCGACGGTGTCCGTCTCGGACACCTCCATTCCCAGTTCGGGGAACGGATCGCGGCCCAGGAACGCCCACTCCACCCACACGAGTTCCGCGCCGGTCAGGTGCTTCAGGATGCCCAGCGGGCTGGTGCCGGAGGGGACGGCGGGCTTGCGGGCGATGTCGTCGGGCAGGCCTTCGACCTTGCGGATGATGGCTTCGCGCAGGTAGCGCATGAAGGCCAGGAGGGTTTCCTTCTCTCCGGCGACGACGGCGGGCGGTCCCTGATCGCTCATGGCGGCAACGGTAGCGGTCGGCGGCTTTGTCGGAGGTGTCGTTTAGCCTGGGTCCGTGGACGAGCGCGTTGATCTCGAAGCGCACCGGGCCGAGCTGACGGCGTACTGCTATCGCATGCTCGGGTCCGTCCACGATGCCGAGGACCAGGTGCAGGAGACGTTGCTGCGTGCCTGGAAGGCCCGCGACCGCTATGACCCGGCCCGGGCCTCCGTGCGGACCTGGCTCTACCGCATCGCCACCAATGTCTGCCTGACCGCGCTCGAATCGCGCGGGCGCCGGCCGCTGCCCTCAGGCCTCGGCGCCCCGAGCCGCGATACCGAGGCGCCGCTGCGTCCGGCGCTGGACGTCCCGTGGCTCGAGCCGTTCCCCGACGCCCGCTTCGACGCCGATGCCCGGGCCGACCTGCGGCTGGCCTGGGTCGCGGCGGTGCAGGAGCTGCCCGCGCGGCAGCGGGCCGCGCTGGTGCTGCGCGATGTGCTCGACTTCTCCGCCGCCGAGGTCGCCGAACAGCTCGGCTCCACGGTCGCGGCGGTGAACAGCGCGCTGCAACGGGCCCGTGTGACCGTCGACGGTCTCGGCGGGGCCGCCGAGGTGCGCGAGGCGCCCGATCCCGATCGGCACGCCGTCATCGAGCGCTACATCCACGCCTTCGAGGCCGCGGACGTGCCGGCGCTGGTGAAGCTGCTCGCCGACGACGTCGTCATGGAGATGCCGCCGGTCCCGCTCTGGTACCGCGGGCGCGAGCACTACGGCTTGTTCATGGAGCGTGTCTTCCGGCTGAACGGCACCGGCTGGCGCGCCGTCCCCACCTCGGCCAACGGCCAGCCCGCGCTGGCCGCCTACGCCCCGAGCCCGGGCGGCGGCCACCACCCGCACACGCTCCAGGTCTTCACCGTCGTCGGCGGCCTGGTCACGGCCAACGTGGTGTTCGCCGATCCGGCCGTGTTCGACGTTTTCGGCCTGCCGCGATGAGTCCGGTCGGTGCCGCCGGTATGTACCGGTGAGACACCGACCGAGAGGAACCCGCCATGACCACCAGCCCCGCCACCCCTGCCACCCCCGCCCGTTTCCTCGTCTTCTGGGAGCGGCCGACCGACCCCGAGGCCTTCGAGCGCCACTACCGCGAGGTGCACATCCCGCTGGCCCGGCGGATCCCGCTGCTGCGCTCCTACGCCATCAGCGACAACCCGGTCCCGGTCCGGGGCGAGCCCTACTTCCGGATCGCCGAGCTGCGCTGGGACTCGATGGACGACCTGCGCGCCGGGATCGACTCGCCGGAGGGCAAGGCGTGCGCGGACGACGTCGAGATCCTGGCGCGGTACGCCGGGGTCCGCAGCATGGTCCTCGCCCCATTTGAGGAACTGCTCTAGAAACAACAAATCCATCGTGGGGTCGCTATAGAGATTCGTGCTGTAAAAGAATGACCAGAGCGGCCGTCCCGGGAGCCCGACCCGGGGTGGCCGCTCGTCTGAGCCGCGTGAACCGCGCCGCCGCCGAGTCTTCGGTTTCTGTTGGCCCGCGCGGGTTACCGTGGGGCGGTGACTGATCTGAGGACGACGCCCGCCGATGCGTACAGCGACGCCGACCGGGAGCGTCATCTGCCGGACCATCCCAGCAACGTGCGGCGTACCGCGTTCGAACGGGACCGGGCCCGGGTGCTGCACAGCGCGGCGCTGCGCCGGCTGGCGGCCAAGACCCAGGTGGTCGCGCCGGGGTCGAGCGACTCGGCCTTCGGTGCCTATCTGGACAGTCCGCGCACCCGCCTGACCCACAGCCTGGAGTGTGCGCAGATCGGCCGGGAACTGGGCAAGGAGCTCGGTGCCGACCCGGATCTGATGGAGGCCGCCTGCCTGTCCCACGACCTGGGGCACCCGCCGTTCGGCCACACCGGCGAGGAGGCGCTGGCCCTGGCCTCGGCCGAGTGCGGCGGCTTCGAGGGCAACGCGCAGTCCTTCCGGATCCTGGTCCGGCTGGAGGCCAAGGCACTCGGCCCGGAAGGCGAGCCCGGCGGGCTGAACCTGACGCGGGCCGCGCTGGACGCCGCGACGAAGTATCCGTGGACCCGCGCCGAGGGCCAGGCGCGCGGCACCGGGAAGTTCGGCGTCTACGCCGACGACGAGCCGGTCTTCGCCTGGATGCGCACCGGCGCGGTGCCCGGCCGCGGCTGCTTCGAGGCGCAGGTGATGGACTGGTCCGACGACGTGGCCTACTCCGTCCACGACCTCGAAGACGCCCTGCACGCCGGCTACCTGGTCCCCAAGGCGCTGCTGTCGCTCACCGAGCAGGCCGAGCTGTTCGAGCTCGCCGAGATCCGCTACGCGCCGGGTGCCGGCGCGCCGGAGCTGTGCGAGGCCCTGAACCGGCTGATGGCCCTGGACTACTGGCCCGGAGACTACGACGGCTCGTTCGCCGCGCAGGCCGCGCTGAAGAACGCCACCAGCAGCCTGATCGGCCGGTTCTGCCAGTCCGCGGCCGCCGCCACCCGCGAGGCCGCCGCCGGCGATGCCGACAGGGCCGCGGTCACCGGACCGCTCACCCGCTACGCCGCCGACCTCGTCGTGCCGCGCGAGATCCGGCTGGAGTGCGCGCTGCTCAAGGCGATCACCGCGCGCTACGTGATGCAGCGCGACGACGCGCGCGAGCGCCGCCGGTTGCAGCGGGAGCTGGTCACGAGCCTGGTCGAGGGCCTGTCGGCGCTGCCCGATCACCTGGAGCCGGCCTTCCGCGCCTGGTACGCCGCCGCCATCGACGACTGCACCCGGCTGCGGGTGGTCGTGGATCAAGTAGCGTCACTCACCGATGACGCCGCGTACGCCCTGAGCAGGAGACTCGGTACCGTCTGATGGCACGGCTAAACTCTGGATGTGGCCGGCCAGATCAAAGACGACGACATCGAGCGAGTACGCAGGGCGGCCTCGATCGTCGATGTCGTCGGCGCCGTGGTCCAACTGCGCAACGGCGGCGGGGGGAACCTGAAGGGCCTGTGCCCGTTCCACGACGAGAAGTCGCCGTCCTTCCAGGTCAGCCCGTCCAAGAACTTCTACCACTGCTTCGGCTGCGGCGTCGGCGGCGACGTCCTGAAGTTCGTCATGGAGTACGACCACCTCTCCTTCCCCGAGGCGGTCGAGCGGCTGGCCGGCCAGTACAACATCGAGCTGCGCTACACCGAGGGCGGCTACACGAACCAGGGTGTGCGCAGCGAGCGCACCCGCCTGATCGAGGCGCACAAGGTCGCCGCGGAGTACTTCGTCGACCAGTTGGCCACGCCGGCCGCCGCCAAGGCCCGGGAGATCCTGAGCGCGCGCGGGTTCGACACCTCCGCGATCGAGCATTTCCGCGTCGGCTTCGCCCCGGAGTCCTGGGAGTCGCTGGTCCGGCACCTGCGCGGCCGCGGCTTCACCGACAAGGAGATCCTGACCGGCGGTCTGGCCTCCGAGGGCCGCCGCGGCGCGATGGACCGCTTCCGCAACCGCTTGATGTGGCCGATCGCCGACCTGTCCGGCGACGTGATCGGGTTCGGCGGCCGCCGGCTCACCGACGACCCGGACACCCCGAAGTACCTCAACAGCCCCGAGACGCCGATCTACAAGAAGTCCTCGGTGCTCTACGGCCTGGAGCTCGCGCGCAAGGAGATCATCAAGCAGGAGCGCGCGGTCGTGGTCGAGGGCTACACCGACGTGATGGCCTGCCATCTGGCCGGCGTGACGACCGCGGTGGCCACCTGCGGCACCGCCTTCGGCGAGGAGCACATCAAAATCCTGCGACGGCTGCTGGCCGACCGGAACCAGTTCCTCGGGGTCGAGGTGGTCTTCACCTTCGACGGTGACTCGGCCGGCCAGAAGGCGGCCATGCGCGCGTATCTGGACGAGGACAAGTTCGTCACGCAGACCTTCGTGGCCGTCGAGCCCAGCGGGATGGACCCGTGCGATCTGCGGCTGGCCAAGGGCGACGTGGCCGTGCGCGAACTGGTCGCCACCCGGACCCGGCTGTTCGAGTTCGTGATCCGTGCCGAGCTGGCCAAGCAGAACCTCGACGAGTCCGAGGGCCGGGTGCACGCTTTGCGGACCACCGCCCCGATCGTGGCCAAGATCCGGGATTCGGCGCTGCGCAACGACTACACCCGCCGGCTGGCCGGCTGGCTCGGGCTGGAGGAGCGGGACGTGCAGTCGGCGGTGCGCCGGCTGCTCGCCGCCGCCGGGGTCCGGCCGGAGGTCCCGGTCTCCGGCGGCCAGGGGCCCTCAGGGGGCCGTGGCGGCGACTGGGGCGACCGCCGGGGGAATCAGGGCTCGAACAACCGGCGCGGCGGCTACGGGGGCGGCCAGGGCGGCTTCGGGGGCGGTCGCGGCGGGGGCCGTGACGACCGGGGCGAGCGCGGCGGCTGGGGCGGGCGCGAGGACCGCGACCGCGGCGGCTACGGCGGCGGTCGTGGCGGTGGCCGCGGCGGTGGCGGCGGCTACGGCCGGTCGGAGCCGGACGGACTGTTCGGCGCCGAGGCCGCGACCGTCCCCGGAGGGCGCGATCCGGTGGCCGGCGCCGAGCGCGAGGCGTTGAAGATCGCGTTGCAGTTCCCGCAACTGGCCGGTGCCACGTTCGACGGTCTGGCGCCGGAGGAGTTCACTGTTCCCGCCTATGCCGCGGTGTGCGCGGGGGTGCGCGGGGCCGGCGGCTGCGGAGGCGGCAATGACAACAACTGGACCGGCCGGGTCCAGGATCAGGCTCCTGACGACGCCATCCGCGGGCTGGTCACCGAGCTCACCGTGGAACCGGTACATTCCCGCGGCGCGGCCGACGAGCGTTACGTCGCCGAAATCATGACAAGGGTGCGAATCCACACGGTCGACCGCCGTATCAAGGACGTGAGATCCAAGCTGCAAAGGCTGAATCCGGTTACGGGTCAAGAGGAATACAACAAACTCTTCGGTGAACTCGTGGCGCTGGAGCAGTACAAGCGTGGCCTGGCGGAAGTCTCATAACGGTCACGGTTCCGTGACCGTCGGGTGATATCGATCTTGGTGAGTTTCCGTTATCTGGGATAGCTCAGGGGCGCGCGGGGTAAGCGTGTGGCGAAGACGTCGCGAACCCCCACTTGGAGCTTGTCGTGAACAGTGCTGTCGCACAGGGACCGGTCGCTCTCCTCGACGCCGTCGCGCCGACCCCCCACCCCACTGCTTCGTCCGCGGCCGAGCCCCGGACCGCTGTCGGTCTGGGCGATTCGGAGGAGCTCGGTCCCCTGCGGATCCCCGGGCCCGCCGCGCCGGAGATCGCAGAGCTCGAAGCGGTTTTGGAGGAGGAGGCCGAGACCGAGCCGGAGAAGGAAGCCGAGGCTGACTCGAAGGTCAACGCCTGGGCCGATTCCGCCGGACCGGCCGGTGACCTGTTCCGGCAGTACCTGCGGGAGATCGGCCGGGTGCCGCTGCTGAACGCGGTCCTGGAGGTCGAACTCGCCCAGGCCGTCGAGGCCGGCTTGTTCGCCGAGGAGAAGCTCACCTATGAGACCCACCTCAAGCCGCAGCTGCGGCGTGAGCTCGCCATCCTGGTCCTGGAGGGCCAGGCCGCCAAGCGCCGGCTGATCGAGGCGAACCTGCGCCTGGTGGTCTCGATCGCCAAGCGCTACCTCGGTCGCGGCATGTCGATCCTGGACCTGGTCCAGGAGGGCAACCTCGGTCTGATCCGCGCGGTGGAGAAGTTCGACTACACCCGCGGGTACAAGTTCTCCACCTACGCGACCTGGTGGATCCGGCAGGCGATGAGCCGGGCGCTGGCCGACCAGGCCCGCACCATCCGGGTGCCGGTGCACGTGGTCGAGCTGATGAACCGCGTGGTGCGGCTGCAGCGCCGGCTGTTGCAGGAGAACGGCGTCGAGCCCTCCCCGGACGACATCGCCGAGGTTCTGGGTGTCGCGGTCGAGCGGGTCGTGGAGGTGCTGCGCCTGGCCCAGGAGCCGGTGTCGCTGCACGCCCCGGTCGGCGAGGAGGACGACGTGGCGCTCGGCGACCTCATCGAGGACGCCGACGCGGTCTCCCCGGCCGATTCGGTCGCCGTGGTGATGCTGCGCGAGCACCTGGACGCGCTGTTGTCCACCCTCGGAGAGCGGGAGAAGCGCGTGGTGCAGCTGCGCTACGGGCTCACCGACGGCCAGCCGCACACCCTGGAGGAGATCGGCCGCACCTTCGGCGTCACGCGCGAGCGGATCCGGCAGATCGAGGCCAAGACCCTGGCCAAGCTGCGCGGTCACACCTATGCCGATCAGCTGCTTGACTACCTGCGATGACGGTGGGTAGTCACCAGGATACTGAATCGCACGGCGGGTGCCGGAACAGGTTGGGCGGGACCTGTTTCCGGCGCGCGGCGCATAGGGCATGATCTGGCGTCATGCCGATCGTCGCGGGTATCGATTCCTCGCCCAGCACCACACGAGTCGTCGTCTGCGATGCCCTCAGCGGGAAAGTGATCCGGAAGGCGGCGGTGGCCCACGCCGCGGCCGGGGACGACGACCCGCACGAGTGGTGGAACGCACTCGTCAAAGCCTGTGACGGCGACATCCTGGACGGGGTCCAGGCGGTCGCCGTCTCCGGCCAGCGCCAGGCGCTGGTGACGCTGGACAACGCCGGGGGCGTGGTGCGCCCGGCGCTGATGTCCACCGACTTCCGCGCCGCGAACTCCGCCGACGATCTGGTCGGCGAGGGCGGCGGACCGGGCGCCTGGGCCTCGGCGGTCGGCGCGGTGCCGACCGCGGCCTTCCCGATAGCCAAGCTGCGCTGGCTGGCCCAGCGCGAGCCCGAGAGCGCCGCGCGGGTGGCCGCCGTGCTCCAGCCGCACGACTGGCTGACCTGGCTGCTGCTCGGCGGCGCCGCGGCGCCGGTCACCGACCGCGGCGAGGCCTCCGGCACCGGCTACTGGTCGCCGTTCTCCAACGACTACCGCACGGCCCTGCTGGTGCACGCCTTCGGCCGCGAGGTCGCGGTGCCGCGCGTGCTGTCCCCGGTCGAGCCGGCCGGCAGCACCAACGCCGGCGTTCTGGTCGCGCCCGGAACGGGTTCGGCGATGGCGCAGGTGCTCGGCCTGTCCGCCGAGCCCGGCGACGTGGTGATCAGCATCGGCGCCACCGGCACGCTGTTCGCCGGCGGACTGGATCGCCCGGTGGCCGATCCCAGCGGCACCGTCTCCGGGTTCGCCGATGCCACCGGCGGCTTCCTGGCCATGGCCCGCACCGGCGAGGCGATGCCGACGCTGGAGGCCGCGGCGAAGATGATCGGCGTGGACCTGCAGAGCCTGTCCAGGCTCGCGCTGGAGTCCACGCCCGGGGCGCAGGGCGTGGTCCTGGTCCCGCCGATGGCCGGCCAGCCCGGTTCGCTGACCGGGCTGCGGCTGGCCCGGATGACCGCGCCGAACCTGGCGCGGGCGGCGGTGGAGGGCATGCTGTGCGGGATCGCCGAAGGGCTGGACGCGCTGGCGGCGCAGATGACCGCGGTCGGCACGCCGCTGCGGCGCGTGATCCTCACCGGCAAGGGCGCGCGGCTGGACGCGGTGCGGCTGATAGCCCCGGCGATCTTCGGCGTCCCGGTCGCGGTCGCGGTGTCCGCCTCCTTCGAGGACGGCCCCGGCGGCGGCCTGACCTCCACCGGCGTGTTCGCCGCCCTGGACGCCACCGGCGTACCGCGCCCGGGCTCGGGCCGGCCCACCGGCGCGGTGATGCTCGGCGGCAGCGAGATCATGGCGATCGGCGCGGCCCGGCAGGCGGCGTGGGTCCTGGCCGCCTCCACGGCCCCCGGCGGCGAGGCGCCCAAGGCCCCGCCGACGTGGAACGAGGCCGTCATGTTCAAGGACTCGCCCAACGCCAAGGCCGGCATCGGCGCCGGGGTGCGCGCACAGTACGCCGGTGCCCGCGACGCGATGCTGGCCTCCATGGAGACCACCGCCACCCCAGCCGTGGGAAGTACCGTCCCGGCGTGAGTGATGCGGGCGGGACGAAGCGAAGCCCGGTTCCGCACCCCAGGTCCAGACACGGCCCCGAACCCCGGCCCAGCAGCCCCGCGATTTTATAGAAGAGGCCTTTTTATAGAAGAGGCCTTACACCATACTCCGCGCCGTATGCCGAGGGTCGGCCCCCGCGAGGGCGGGGGCCGACCGTCCGGACTGCCTGTCCCGGCGTCCGATCCGCTTGCCTCAGCCCGACATCGCGCAGCCGTTGGCCGCGTTGCTCCACGTCGGCTGCATGGCGAAGCTGCCGGTGGACAGGCTGATCGAGCCCAGGTCGTACCAGGCGCACAGGTCGCCGTTCTCCTCGCCGTCACCGGCCACCCAGCCCGAGGAGGGCTGCGGGTCGGTCATCGACTCGGCGTACTCGTGGCCCTCCACGATGCTGAAGCCGTCGAGCTGGTTGGCGACGCTGTTCGCGCCGCAGCTGCTGCCGGCGTCCAGGACGTACGGCATGTTGGTGTACGACACCGTGCCGTCGTAGTCGTGCCACGCGCAGAAGCCGGAGTTCGGGAACCCGTCGGGGTTGGTCCCGGACGGGCTCAGCACCACGATCTGGGTGTCGCCGGTCGGGGTGATCCCGAAGTGCGACACGCCGTTCTCCGCCTCGGCGGCTATGTCCGACTGCGCCGCGGACTGCGGGGCCGGGCTGCCGTCGTCCACCCAGGTGCCGGCGAGCACGGCGCCGCCGAACGTCGGGCCCGAGCCGGAGCTGTCGGTGTACTGGCTGGTGACCGTGGACCAGGAGTCCGAGCTCGTTCCCAGGCCGCTGAACAGGTTCTGCATGTAGCCCTCGACGCCGTTGGAGTCGCTGTCCCACTGGGAACCCCAGAAGACGAGGTACACCTGGACGTTGTGCTGGACCGGGCCGCCGCCGTAGTTCAACGGGCCGCCGGTGCCGCCGGACTCCGGCGCGAAGGTGTGGACCCGCGATGCCGTCGCCGCTGTCGACGCCGACCGCATCGGGACGATGCCGAACCGCCCGTGCGGCTGCGGCTTGTGGTGCTTGGCCTGCGCTGCGGCCTGCGGTGCGGCCTGCGTCGTCGCCGACGCCGCCCCACCGCTCATCGCGGCCAGGCCCGCGGCCAGCGCGAGCGCGCCGATCGCGGCCAGGCCCCGGTGCAGCCGG encodes:
- the ppdK gene encoding pyruvate, phosphate dikinase; the protein is MTKFVYDFTEGNKDLKDLLGGKGANLAEMTNLGLPVPPGFTITTDACRVYLEHGQEPPELREQVSEYLDALEAKMGRKLGQADGPLLVSVRSGAKFSMPGMMDTVLNIGLNDESVLGLAAQADGAENQGSAQRFAWDSYRRLIQMFGKTVLGVDGEHFDEALEEAKRAKGTHNDLDLTAEDLRALVESFKAIVEKEAGRAFPQEPREQMDLAIRAVFDSWNGDRAKLYRRQERIPNDLGTAVNVCSMVFGNLGMDSGTGVAFTRDPASGQTGVYGDYLQNAQGEDVVAGIRNTVPLDELERIDASSYAELTGIMTTLEQHYRDLCDIEFTIERGKLWMLQTRVGKRTAAAAFRIAVQLVDEGLISQDEAVDRVTGAQLAQLMFPRFDENAKTEEIARGMNASPGAASGKAVFDSYTAVKWSRSGEKVILIRRETNPDDLNGMIAAQGILTSRGGKTSHAAVVARGMGKTCVCGAESLDVDTKRRRMTAPNGEVVEEGDVISVDGTSGRVYLGDVPVVASPVVEYFEGRLGADSPKADDLVKAVHRIMTWSDERRRLYVRANADTPEDAARARRFGAQGIGLCRTEHMFLGERRALIERLILAEDDEEREAALAELLPMQRDDFVAIFTAMGGLPVTVRLLDPPLHEFLPDITELSVRVAVAEAKGEENENDLRLLQAVHKMHEANPMLGLRGVRLGLVIPGLFMMQVRAIAEAAAQVAKAGGVARVEIMVPLVGAVQELEIIRDEAQQVLAEVKERTGADVRSLIGTMIELPRAALTAGQIAEAAQFFSFGTNDLTQTTWGFSRDDVEGAFFSAYLDRGIFGVSPFETLDREGVGSLVRIAAEEGRKTRPDLKLGVCGEHGGDPDSVHFFHEVGLDYVSCSPFRVPVARLEAARAAIESAGSDSR
- a CDS encoding DinB family protein, which produces MSDQGPPAVVAGEKETLLAFMRYLREAIIRKVEGLPDDIARKPAVPSGTSPLGILKHLTGAELVWVEWAFLGRDPFPELGMEVSETDTVAGCVAAYRATATRADAIWATLDDLDAVSAREDRTLRWILVHTVEELARHAGHLDIMREMIDGSVGR
- a CDS encoding sigma-70 family RNA polymerase sigma factor, whose protein sequence is MDERVDLEAHRAELTAYCYRMLGSVHDAEDQVQETLLRAWKARDRYDPARASVRTWLYRIATNVCLTALESRGRRPLPSGLGAPSRDTEAPLRPALDVPWLEPFPDARFDADARADLRLAWVAAVQELPARQRAALVLRDVLDFSAAEVAEQLGSTVAAVNSALQRARVTVDGLGGAAEVREAPDPDRHAVIERYIHAFEAADVPALVKLLADDVVMEMPPVPLWYRGREHYGLFMERVFRLNGTGWRAVPTSANGQPALAAYAPSPGGGHHPHTLQVFTVVGGLVTANVVFADPAVFDVFGLPR
- a CDS encoding EthD family reductase, with protein sequence MTTSPATPATPARFLVFWERPTDPEAFERHYREVHIPLARRIPLLRSYAISDNPVPVRGEPYFRIAELRWDSMDDLRAGIDSPEGKACADDVEILARYAGVRSMVLAPFEELL
- a CDS encoding deoxyguanosinetriphosphate triphosphohydrolase, with protein sequence MRTTPADAYSDADRERHLPDHPSNVRRTAFERDRARVLHSAALRRLAAKTQVVAPGSSDSAFGAYLDSPRTRLTHSLECAQIGRELGKELGADPDLMEAACLSHDLGHPPFGHTGEEALALASAECGGFEGNAQSFRILVRLEAKALGPEGEPGGLNLTRAALDAATKYPWTRAEGQARGTGKFGVYADDEPVFAWMRTGAVPGRGCFEAQVMDWSDDVAYSVHDLEDALHAGYLVPKALLSLTEQAELFELAEIRYAPGAGAPELCEALNRLMALDYWPGDYDGSFAAQAALKNATSSLIGRFCQSAAAATREAAAGDADRAAVTGPLTRYAADLVVPREIRLECALLKAITARYVMQRDDARERRRLQRELVTSLVEGLSALPDHLEPAFRAWYAAAIDDCTRLRVVVDQVASLTDDAAYALSRRLGTV
- the dnaG gene encoding DNA primase, which translates into the protein MAGQIKDDDIERVRRAASIVDVVGAVVQLRNGGGGNLKGLCPFHDEKSPSFQVSPSKNFYHCFGCGVGGDVLKFVMEYDHLSFPEAVERLAGQYNIELRYTEGGYTNQGVRSERTRLIEAHKVAAEYFVDQLATPAAAKAREILSARGFDTSAIEHFRVGFAPESWESLVRHLRGRGFTDKEILTGGLASEGRRGAMDRFRNRLMWPIADLSGDVIGFGGRRLTDDPDTPKYLNSPETPIYKKSSVLYGLELARKEIIKQERAVVVEGYTDVMACHLAGVTTAVATCGTAFGEEHIKILRRLLADRNQFLGVEVVFTFDGDSAGQKAAMRAYLDEDKFVTQTFVAVEPSGMDPCDLRLAKGDVAVRELVATRTRLFEFVIRAELAKQNLDESEGRVHALRTTAPIVAKIRDSALRNDYTRRLAGWLGLEERDVQSAVRRLLAAAGVRPEVPVSGGQGPSGGRGGDWGDRRGNQGSNNRRGGYGGGQGGFGGGRGGGRDDRGERGGWGGREDRDRGGYGGGRGGGRGGGGGYGRSEPDGLFGAEAATVPGGRDPVAGAEREALKIALQFPQLAGATFDGLAPEEFTVPAYAAVCAGVRGAGGCGGGNDNNWTGRVQDQAPDDAIRGLVTELTVEPVHSRGAADERYVAEIMTRVRIHTVDRRIKDVRSKLQRLNPVTGQEEYNKLFGELVALEQYKRGLAEVS
- a CDS encoding RNA polymerase sigma factor, which gives rise to MNSAVAQGPVALLDAVAPTPHPTASSAAEPRTAVGLGDSEELGPLRIPGPAAPEIAELEAVLEEEAETEPEKEAEADSKVNAWADSAGPAGDLFRQYLREIGRVPLLNAVLEVELAQAVEAGLFAEEKLTYETHLKPQLRRELAILVLEGQAAKRRLIEANLRLVVSIAKRYLGRGMSILDLVQEGNLGLIRAVEKFDYTRGYKFSTYATWWIRQAMSRALADQARTIRVPVHVVELMNRVVRLQRRLLQENGVEPSPDDIAEVLGVAVERVVEVLRLAQEPVSLHAPVGEEDDVALGDLIEDADAVSPADSVAVVMLREHLDALLSTLGEREKRVVQLRYGLTDGQPHTLEEIGRTFGVTRERIRQIEAKTLAKLRGHTYADQLLDYLR
- a CDS encoding FGGY family carbohydrate kinase — encoded protein: MPIVAGIDSSPSTTRVVVCDALSGKVIRKAAVAHAAAGDDDPHEWWNALVKACDGDILDGVQAVAVSGQRQALVTLDNAGGVVRPALMSTDFRAANSADDLVGEGGGPGAWASAVGAVPTAAFPIAKLRWLAQREPESAARVAAVLQPHDWLTWLLLGGAAAPVTDRGEASGTGYWSPFSNDYRTALLVHAFGREVAVPRVLSPVEPAGSTNAGVLVAPGTGSAMAQVLGLSAEPGDVVISIGATGTLFAGGLDRPVADPSGTVSGFADATGGFLAMARTGEAMPTLEAAAKMIGVDLQSLSRLALESTPGAQGVVLVPPMAGQPGSLTGLRLARMTAPNLARAAVEGMLCGIAEGLDALAAQMTAVGTPLRRVILTGKGARLDAVRLIAPAIFGVPVAVAVSASFEDGPGGGLTSTGVFAALDATGVPRPGSGRPTGAVMLGGSEIMAIGAARQAAWVLAASTAPGGEAPKAPPTWNEAVMFKDSPNAKAGIGAGVRAQYAGARDAMLASMETTATPAVGSTVPA